One stretch of Harmonia axyridis chromosome 1, icHarAxyr1.1, whole genome shotgun sequence DNA includes these proteins:
- the LOC123671713 gene encoding transcription factor kayak isoform X3 produces MAYLDQREIANFLAQELFYQQFISLEGLNSGVPTRTTPTLTPTTLRNIEQTFLELQTKPETHENEAGFVPPMVQSIGNNQYVSVNEIDIYSNNRSPNLWHSSLSQSSSDSNTRSTPPLVIQTVTQTSNLSGGSRRNMGGRKPTKDISLSPEDEERRKIRRERNKAAAARCRKRRVDHTNQLIAETEKLQAKKAELQKEIEEFSAMRHNLEYILENHQNSRNCCMDRRSCSPHENKPHHPAHYYPPQHQNQERIKIEVIDQLPPVPIPLDNNIFSIPTPAKQRCPLPLLSSTVPISKPSRPNSLNVASTAPKTHMDEIVGVSITTPSNGMQFNFDSLMVGGTGLTPVSGPLPSCSIQQRNLPISIADVTSPDTCNPPKLVSL; encoded by the exons ATGGCCTACCTAGATcagagagaaattgcgaatttcCTAGCTCAGGAGCTATTTTATCAACAG ttcATATCTTTGGAAGGCCTGAACTCAGGGGTACCCACCCGCACCACGCCAACTTTAACTCCTACAACCCTAAGGAATATAGAGCAAACCTTCCTTGAATTGCAAACTAAGCCTGAAACCCACGAGAACGAAGCCGGTTTTGTTCCGCCAATGGTTCAATCTATAG ggaatAACCAGTATGTCTCGGTGAACGAAATCGACATATATTCAAATAACAGATCACCAAATTTGTGGCACAGCTCGTTGTCTCAATCAAGCTCAGATTCAAATACAAGATCAACACCGCCCTTAGTTATCCAGACGGTAACACAGACCAGCAATCTGTCAGGAGGGTCAAGAAGAAACATGGGGGGAAGGAAACCCACAAAAGATATCTCTCTCAGTCCTGAAGATGAGGAAAGGAGGAAGATAAGACGGGAAAGAAATAAAGCTGCAGCGGCAAGATGCAGGAAACGTCGAGTGGACCATACAAATCAACTTATTGCA gaAACAGAAAAGCTACAGGCTAAGAAAGCAGAGCTCCAGAAAGAAATTGAGGAATTTTCAGCAATGCGACACAATTTGGAATATATACTTGAAAACCATCAGAACTCCAGAAATTGTTGTATGGATAGAAGATCATGTAGCCCACACGAAAATAAACCACACCACCCGGCACATTACTACCCACCCCAACATCAAAAtcaagaacgaatcaagatagaAGTCATCGATCAACTACCTCCTGTTCCAATTCCATTGGACAACAACATATTCTCAATACCTACCCCTGCCAAACAAAGATGTCCCCTTCCCCTTTTGAGTTCTACAGTACCAATATCTAAACCCAGTAGACCAAATTCACTGAATGTTGCCTCTACAGCACCTAAGACTCACATGGATGAGATAGTAG GAGTATCGATAACAACTCCATCTAATGGAATGCAATTCAATTTCGATTCACTTATGGTTGGAGGTACTGGGCTTACACCAGTTTCTGGTCCATTACCTTCCTGCAGTATTCAACAGAGAAATCTACCAATTAGTATTGCAGATGTCACCTCTCCAGACACATGTAATCCACCAAAGCTTGTCAGTTTATAA
- the LOC123671713 gene encoding transcription factor kayak isoform X2 has protein sequence MSQLVPYLNFGLEDTRSYESDYFYNHDISKKKMFISLEGLNSGVPTRTTPTLTPTTLRNIEQTFLELQTKPETHENEAGFVPPMVQSIGNNQYVSVNEIDIYSNNRSPNLWHSSLSQSSSDSNTRSTPPLVIQTVTQTSNLSGGSRRNMGGRKPTKDISLSPEDEERRKIRRERNKAAAARCRKRRVDHTNQLIAETEKLQAKKAELQKEIEEFSAMRHNLEYILENHQNSRNCCMDRRSCSPHENKPHHPAHYYPPQHQNQERIKIEVIDQLPPVPIPLDNNIFSIPTPAKQRCPLPLLSSTVPISKPSRPNSLNVASTAPKTHMDEIVGVSITTPSNGMQFNFDSLMVGGTGLTPVSGPLPSCSIQQRNLPISIADVTSPDTCNPPKLVSL, from the exons ttcATATCTTTGGAAGGCCTGAACTCAGGGGTACCCACCCGCACCACGCCAACTTTAACTCCTACAACCCTAAGGAATATAGAGCAAACCTTCCTTGAATTGCAAACTAAGCCTGAAACCCACGAGAACGAAGCCGGTTTTGTTCCGCCAATGGTTCAATCTATAG ggaatAACCAGTATGTCTCGGTGAACGAAATCGACATATATTCAAATAACAGATCACCAAATTTGTGGCACAGCTCGTTGTCTCAATCAAGCTCAGATTCAAATACAAGATCAACACCGCCCTTAGTTATCCAGACGGTAACACAGACCAGCAATCTGTCAGGAGGGTCAAGAAGAAACATGGGGGGAAGGAAACCCACAAAAGATATCTCTCTCAGTCCTGAAGATGAGGAAAGGAGGAAGATAAGACGGGAAAGAAATAAAGCTGCAGCGGCAAGATGCAGGAAACGTCGAGTGGACCATACAAATCAACTTATTGCA gaAACAGAAAAGCTACAGGCTAAGAAAGCAGAGCTCCAGAAAGAAATTGAGGAATTTTCAGCAATGCGACACAATTTGGAATATATACTTGAAAACCATCAGAACTCCAGAAATTGTTGTATGGATAGAAGATCATGTAGCCCACACGAAAATAAACCACACCACCCGGCACATTACTACCCACCCCAACATCAAAAtcaagaacgaatcaagatagaAGTCATCGATCAACTACCTCCTGTTCCAATTCCATTGGACAACAACATATTCTCAATACCTACCCCTGCCAAACAAAGATGTCCCCTTCCCCTTTTGAGTTCTACAGTACCAATATCTAAACCCAGTAGACCAAATTCACTGAATGTTGCCTCTACAGCACCTAAGACTCACATGGATGAGATAGTAG GAGTATCGATAACAACTCCATCTAATGGAATGCAATTCAATTTCGATTCACTTATGGTTGGAGGTACTGGGCTTACACCAGTTTCTGGTCCATTACCTTCCTGCAGTATTCAACAGAGAAATCTACCAATTAGTATTGCAGATGTCACCTCTCCAGACACATGTAATCCACCAAAGCTTGTCAGTTTATAA
- the LOC123671713 gene encoding transcription factor kayak isoform X4: protein MDLDCHSNEFISLEGLNSGVPTRTTPTLTPTTLRNIEQTFLELQTKPETHENEAGFVPPMVQSIGNNQYVSVNEIDIYSNNRSPNLWHSSLSQSSSDSNTRSTPPLVIQTVTQTSNLSGGSRRNMGGRKPTKDISLSPEDEERRKIRRERNKAAAARCRKRRVDHTNQLIAETEKLQAKKAELQKEIEEFSAMRHNLEYILENHQNSRNCCMDRRSCSPHENKPHHPAHYYPPQHQNQERIKIEVIDQLPPVPIPLDNNIFSIPTPAKQRCPLPLLSSTVPISKPSRPNSLNVASTAPKTHMDEIVGVSITTPSNGMQFNFDSLMVGGTGLTPVSGPLPSCSIQQRNLPISIADVTSPDTCNPPKLVSL, encoded by the exons ttcATATCTTTGGAAGGCCTGAACTCAGGGGTACCCACCCGCACCACGCCAACTTTAACTCCTACAACCCTAAGGAATATAGAGCAAACCTTCCTTGAATTGCAAACTAAGCCTGAAACCCACGAGAACGAAGCCGGTTTTGTTCCGCCAATGGTTCAATCTATAG ggaatAACCAGTATGTCTCGGTGAACGAAATCGACATATATTCAAATAACAGATCACCAAATTTGTGGCACAGCTCGTTGTCTCAATCAAGCTCAGATTCAAATACAAGATCAACACCGCCCTTAGTTATCCAGACGGTAACACAGACCAGCAATCTGTCAGGAGGGTCAAGAAGAAACATGGGGGGAAGGAAACCCACAAAAGATATCTCTCTCAGTCCTGAAGATGAGGAAAGGAGGAAGATAAGACGGGAAAGAAATAAAGCTGCAGCGGCAAGATGCAGGAAACGTCGAGTGGACCATACAAATCAACTTATTGCA gaAACAGAAAAGCTACAGGCTAAGAAAGCAGAGCTCCAGAAAGAAATTGAGGAATTTTCAGCAATGCGACACAATTTGGAATATATACTTGAAAACCATCAGAACTCCAGAAATTGTTGTATGGATAGAAGATCATGTAGCCCACACGAAAATAAACCACACCACCCGGCACATTACTACCCACCCCAACATCAAAAtcaagaacgaatcaagatagaAGTCATCGATCAACTACCTCCTGTTCCAATTCCATTGGACAACAACATATTCTCAATACCTACCCCTGCCAAACAAAGATGTCCCCTTCCCCTTTTGAGTTCTACAGTACCAATATCTAAACCCAGTAGACCAAATTCACTGAATGTTGCCTCTACAGCACCTAAGACTCACATGGATGAGATAGTAG GAGTATCGATAACAACTCCATCTAATGGAATGCAATTCAATTTCGATTCACTTATGGTTGGAGGTACTGGGCTTACACCAGTTTCTGGTCCATTACCTTCCTGCAGTATTCAACAGAGAAATCTACCAATTAGTATTGCAGATGTCACCTCTCCAGACACATGTAATCCACCAAAGCTTGTCAGTTTATAA
- the LOC123671713 gene encoding transcription factor kayak isoform X5, which yields MDLDCYSNEFISLEGLNSGVPTRTTPTLTPTTLRNIEQTFLELQTKPETHENEAGFVPPMVQSIGNNQYVSVNEIDIYSNNRSPNLWHSSLSQSSSDSNTRSTPPLVIQTVTQTSNLSGGSRRNMGGRKPTKDISLSPEDEERRKIRRERNKAAAARCRKRRVDHTNQLIAETEKLQAKKAELQKEIEEFSAMRHNLEYILENHQNSRNCCMDRRSCSPHENKPHHPAHYYPPQHQNQERIKIEVIDQLPPVPIPLDNNIFSIPTPAKQRCPLPLLSSTVPISKPSRPNSLNVASTAPKTHMDEIVGVSITTPSNGMQFNFDSLMVGGTGLTPVSGPLPSCSIQQRNLPISIADVTSPDTCNPPKLVSL from the exons ttcATATCTTTGGAAGGCCTGAACTCAGGGGTACCCACCCGCACCACGCCAACTTTAACTCCTACAACCCTAAGGAATATAGAGCAAACCTTCCTTGAATTGCAAACTAAGCCTGAAACCCACGAGAACGAAGCCGGTTTTGTTCCGCCAATGGTTCAATCTATAG ggaatAACCAGTATGTCTCGGTGAACGAAATCGACATATATTCAAATAACAGATCACCAAATTTGTGGCACAGCTCGTTGTCTCAATCAAGCTCAGATTCAAATACAAGATCAACACCGCCCTTAGTTATCCAGACGGTAACACAGACCAGCAATCTGTCAGGAGGGTCAAGAAGAAACATGGGGGGAAGGAAACCCACAAAAGATATCTCTCTCAGTCCTGAAGATGAGGAAAGGAGGAAGATAAGACGGGAAAGAAATAAAGCTGCAGCGGCAAGATGCAGGAAACGTCGAGTGGACCATACAAATCAACTTATTGCA gaAACAGAAAAGCTACAGGCTAAGAAAGCAGAGCTCCAGAAAGAAATTGAGGAATTTTCAGCAATGCGACACAATTTGGAATATATACTTGAAAACCATCAGAACTCCAGAAATTGTTGTATGGATAGAAGATCATGTAGCCCACACGAAAATAAACCACACCACCCGGCACATTACTACCCACCCCAACATCAAAAtcaagaacgaatcaagatagaAGTCATCGATCAACTACCTCCTGTTCCAATTCCATTGGACAACAACATATTCTCAATACCTACCCCTGCCAAACAAAGATGTCCCCTTCCCCTTTTGAGTTCTACAGTACCAATATCTAAACCCAGTAGACCAAATTCACTGAATGTTGCCTCTACAGCACCTAAGACTCACATGGATGAGATAGTAG GAGTATCGATAACAACTCCATCTAATGGAATGCAATTCAATTTCGATTCACTTATGGTTGGAGGTACTGGGCTTACACCAGTTTCTGGTCCATTACCTTCCTGCAGTATTCAACAGAGAAATCTACCAATTAGTATTGCAGATGTCACCTCTCCAGACACATGTAATCCACCAAAGCTTGTCAGTTTATAA